In the Leishmania donovani BPK282A1 complete genome, chromosome 31 genome, one interval contains:
- a CDS encoding ubiquinol-cytochrome-c reductase-like protein produces the protein MASDPVDIKLDLEKECLANECAKKVGAYNACLERIKTVSPEKEPHCYNQYFAIVHCVDVCVDPKLWPTLK, from the coding sequence ATGGCGTCCGATCCGGTAGACATCAAACTGGACCTCGAGAAGGAGTGCCTGGCGAACGAGTGCGCCAAGAAGGTGGGCGCGTACAACGCGTGCCTGGAGCGCATCAAGACCGTCAGCCCCGAGAAGGAGCCGCACTGCTACAACCAGTACTTTGCCATCGTGCACTGCGTAGACGTGTGCGTCGACCCGAAGCTGTGGCCGACACTCAAGTAA